TGAATTGCGCCGCGATCCCCGAGACCCTCTTCGAGAGCGAGCTCTTCGGCCACGTGCGCGGAGCCTTCACAGGGGCGGTCGCGGACAAGGTCGGGCTCCTGAGCCAGGCCGACGGCGGCACGATCTTCCTGGACGAGGTCGCGGAGATGCCGGTCTCGGTCCAGCCGAAGCTCCTGCGCGCCCTCCAGAGCGGCGAGATCCGGCGCGTCGGCGAGGCGACCTCGACGCGCGTCGACGTGCGCGTGATCGCCGCGACGAACCGGAACATGACGCAGGCGCTCGAGCAGGGCCGGCTTCGCGAGGACCTCTATTACCGGCTCAGCGTCTTCGTGATCGAGCTGCCGCCGCTCCGGGAGCGCCGCGAGGACATCCCGCTCCTCGCCAACTTCTTCCGCGAGCGGTTCGCGCGCCGTCTGGGGAAGCAGGTGGATCGGTTCGACGAGCGGGCCCAGGCGTACCTGGTCCAGCACGACTACCCGGGGAACGTGCGCGAGCTGGAGAACGCGATCGAGCGGGCGGTCACCCTCGCCGAGGACGGCGTGATCGCGCCCCCCGACCTTCCCCCGTCGTTCCGGGAGCCCGCGGTGCGGCTCCTCCGCGAGGGCGAGGCGTTTCCGTACACGGAAACCCTGAGCCTCGCCCAGCTCGAGGCCGAGCACATCCGGCGGGCGCTCTCTCACTTCGCGGGGAACACGACGCGCACGGCGAGGAGCCTCGGAATTTCGCGCTCGACTTTATGGAGGAAGATGAGAAGATATGGCATCTAGTTATCCGTTCTATATTGGAACCAAATAGGTTCCATCCTGGAACGGTCGATCCGGAACGAAACGGTTCGAGCGGCAGGGTTCATTGGTTGTAAGCTATTGCAGCGTAATGATCTGAGGGATTTGGAGCGGCTGGCACACGCGCTGCTTTGGGGTGCTGAACGAGAGCACGAGGCTCGTCAGGGCTTCGACGTCCAAAACCGTTCAGCAAGGAGGAAGAAGCAATGGCACTGGTTCGCTGGACTCCCGCGCGTGACCTCTTCCAGGTCCAGAACGAGATGAACCGCATGCTCGACGAGTTCTTCACCCCCGCCGGCGAAGCGACCTCGGTCCTGCGTCCCTCGGTGGACATCGAGGAGCACGAGGAGGGGTACACGGTCCGCGCCGAGCTTCCGGGAATGAAGCAGGAAGACATCAAGATCACGCTTCAGAACGATCAGCTCGTGATCCGCGGCGAGAAGCGGCGCGCGGCCGAGCAGAAGGGTTCGAACTACCTTCGTGCCGAGCTCGCGTACGGCACGTTCGAGCGCGTGTTCAACCTTTCGCAGGCCGTTCGGGGCGACAAGATCGAGGCGACCTATCGAGACGGCGTCCTCGAGGTTCGCATTCCGAAGGCCGAGGAGTCGAAGGCCCGCGAGATTCCGATCCAGACCTCGCGGTAACAGACCCGGCGATCTCCCGCGCCACGGAACGGCGCGGCGGATCCCACGAGAAACCCGGCGCGGCGGGGCCATGAAGCCCCTCCGCGCCTTGCGGCATGAAGAACGGAGGAGCGTATGGGCAAGATCATCGGAATCGATCTCGGCACGACCAACTCGTGCGTGGCCGTGATGGAAGGCGGGGAGCCGGTCGTGATCCCGAACGCCGAGGGGGCCCGCACGACTCCTTCGGTCGTCGCATTCACGAAGGCCGGCGAGCGCCTGGTGGGCCAGGTGGCGAAGCGCCAGGCCGTCACGAATCCCAAGAACACCATCTACTCGATCAAGCGGTTCATGGGGCGCCAGTTCTCCGAAGTCGCGGAGGAGGCGAAGAACGTCCCCTACACGGTGAAGGCCGGCCCGAACGGCGAGGCCGTCATCGAGGTCGAGGGCAAGACGTACAGCCCGCCCGAGATCTCCGCAATGATCCTCCAGAAGATGAAGCAGACGGCGGAGGACTACCTGGGCGAGAAGGTGAGCGAGGCGGTCATCACCGTCCCCGCGTACTTCAACGACCGGCAGCGGCAGGCCACGAAGGACGCCGGGCGGATCGCGGGCCTCGACGTGAAGCGCATCATCAACGAGCCGACCGCGGCGTCGCTCGCCTACGGCCTCGACAAGAAGAAGGACGAGAAGATCTCCGTCTACGACCTGGGCGGCGGAACGTTCGACATCTCGATCCTCGAGCTCGGCGAGGGCGTCTTCGAGGTGAAGGCGACGAACGGCGACACGCACCTCGGGGGCGACGACTTCGACAAGCGCGTGATCGACTGGCTGGCCGAGGAGTTCAAGAAGCAGGAGGGGATCGACCTCCGCAAGGACGCGATGGCGCTCCAGCGTCTCAAGGAGGCCGCGGAGAAGGCCAAGATCGAGCTGAGCTCGGTGATGCAGACCGACGTCAACCTGCCGTTCATCACGGCCGACGCGAGCGGCCCGAAGCACCTCAACCTGACGCTGACACGCGCGAAGTACGAGCAGCTCGTGGACGACCTGATCGAGCGGACCAGGCCTCCGGTCGAGCGCGCGCTCGCCGATGCGGGGCTCAAGGCGTCGCAGATCGACGAGGTGATCCTCGTCGGCGGCGCGACCCGCACGCCGAAGGCGCAGGACCTGGTCCGGAAGGTGTTTGGCGGGAAGGAGCCCCACAAGGGCGTGAATCCCGACGAGGTCGTGGCGATCGGCGCCGCGATCCAGGGAGGCGTCCTGGCGGGCGACGTGAAGGACGTGCTCCTTCTCGACGTGACGCCGCTGTCGCTCGGCATCGAGACGCTGGGCGGGGTGAGCACGAAGCTCATCGAGCGGAACACCACGATCCCGACCAAGAAGAGCGAGATCTTCTCGACGGCGTCCGACAGCCAGACGCAGGTGGAGATCCACGTGCTCCAGGGCGAGCGTCCGATGGCGCAGGACAACAAGACCATCGGCCGGTTCACCCTCACGGGCATCCCGCCGGCTCCGCGCGGCATTCCGCAGATCGAGGTGACGTTCGACATCGACGCGAACGGCATCCTGCACGTGACGGCGCGCGACAAGGCGACCGGCAAGGAGCAGAAGATCAAGATCGAGGCGAGCGGCGGCCTCAGCGAGGCCGAGATCAAGCGCATGGTGACGGACGCCGAGTCCCACGCGGACGAGGACAAGCGCCGGCGCGAGGAGATCGAGGTCAAGAACCGCGGCGACGCGCTGGCCTACGAGACCGAGAAGAACCTCCGAGAATTGGGGGACAAGGTGGACGCCGAGTCGAAGACCCGGGTCGAGGGCGCGCTCGACACGCTGAAGAAGGCGCTCGAGCGGAACGACACGGCCGAGATCCGGACGGCGAGCGAGGCGCTCACCCAGGTCTGGAACGAGGTCAGCTCGAAGCTCTACCAGCAGGCGGGCGGCCCGCAGGGGGGTCCGGGGCCGGAGGGCGGGCCGGGCGCACCGGGTGGTCCGGAGCAGGCCCCGCCGGGCGGGCAGGGCGGCAAGCGCGAAGGCGGCGACGGCGCGGTGGACGCGGATTACGAAGTCGTGAAGTAGCGCGCGGCGCGGCCGGTCGCGGCAGCGCCGAACACCGAAGAACGAACACGAGCGCCCCGGAGGTCACACGACCCCGGGGCGTTTCGTATTGGGTATGCTGAAGCGAACCAGATCCTGGTCCAAGGGGAGGGAGCCATGACCGCGAATCTCGAGAAGGCCACGTTTGCCGCCGGATGTTTCTGGGGCGTCGAGTCGTTCTTCCGCGCCATTCCGGGCGTCGTCGACGCGGTGGTCGGATACACGGGCGGACGTGCCGCGAATCCAACGTACGAGCAGGTCTGCACCGGCAGGACCGGTCACGCTGAGGCGGTCGAGGTCACCTATGACCCCACGCGCGTGAGCTACGCGACGCTCCTGGACGTCTTCTTCGACAATCACGACCCGACAACGCCGAACCGGCAGGGACCCGACGTGGGAGAGCAGTACCGCTCCGCGATCTTCACGCACTCGCCCGGGCAGGACCGCGAGGCGCGCGCCAAGGTCGACGATCTGACGGCGGCGAAGCGCTTTCGCCGTTCGATCGTGACGCAGATCGTTCCCGCCGTGCCGTTCTACCGCGCGGAGGAGTATCACCAGCGCTACTTCGAGAAGAAGGGGATCGCGCCGGCCTGCCACGTGCCGCCTCGCTAGAGTGCTCCAGGTTGGAGTGTGCGTTGACACTCGGGTCTCGCGGCAAGGCGCATCCAATCATCGTCTCTTGGGATGGCGCGGAGCGTCGACGATACGGACACGTGTAACGAAAGCAGGTGGCGGTACGGCCGGTTCCTTTGTTGACCGTTGACCCTGCACGTTACCGTGGACCCTGAAATGGAGAGACGGGTCCGTGATAGGATTCCGCGGCGCCGGATCGACTGAGGTCCGGCGCCGCATCCTCTTCCGCGCGATCCGGGGGCGCACGTGCTCGGCAAGGTTCTCTCCCACTACGAGATCATCGACAAGCTCGGCGCCGGAGGCATGGGCGTCGTGTACCGCGCGCGCGACCAGCGCCTGGACCGCGAGGTCGCGCTCAAGCTCCTCGCGCCCGCGATCCTCTCGGACGAGTCCGCGCGGAGGCGCTTCCGCCAGGAAGCGATGGCGCTCTCGCGCCTCAGCCATCCCAACATCGCGACGGTCCACGACTTCGACTCCGATCAGGGCATCGACTTCCTCGTGATGGAGCACGTGGAGGGCGAAACCCTGGGGGCGCGACTCCGCCGGGGCGCACTCCCGGAGCCCGAGACCCGCGAGATCGGAATCCAGATCGCCGAAGCGCTCGAGGAGGCGCACGAGCGCGGCGTGGTTCATCGTGATCTGAAGCCGGGGAACGTGGTCGTCACGCCGAAGGGTCGCGTCAAGATCCTGGACTTCGGACTGGCGAAGCTCTTCCGCACCGGGGACGCGGGCGACACGGTCACGGCGAGCATGGCGGGCGCGTGGTCGGGGACGCTTCCTTACATGCCGCCGGAGCAGCTCGAGGGAAAGGAGACCGGACCCGAAGGGGATCTCTACGCGCTCGGCGCGATGCTCTACGAGATGGTCTCCGGCCGCCGGCCGTTCACCGATCCGAGCCCCGCGCGACTCATGAGCGCCATCTTGACCCAGCGTCCGCCGGCGATCGCGGCGCCCGGGGGACTGGCGGTCTCGCGCGCGCTCCAGGAGCTCGTGGACCGGCTGCTCGAGAAGGAACCCGTCCGGCGCCCCCGCTCGGCGCGGGATGCAGCCGCGGCGCTGCGCGCGTCCGCGGCGTCCGGCGCGGCGGCGCCCGCCTCGTCTCCGCCGCCTCTGCGCGGGCTCGTCGTGCTTCCGCTCGAGAATCTCTCCGGGGATCCCGAGCAGGAGTTCTTCGCGGACGGCATGACGGAGGAGCTCATCTCCGGCCTCGCCCAGATCCAGGCGCTGCGCGTCGTCTCGCGCACGTCCGCGATGCGCTACAAGAAAACCCAGAAGACGCTCCAGGAGATCGGGCGCGAGCTGAACGTGGACACGGTGGTGGAAGGATCCGTGCGGCGCCACGCCGACCGCGTGCGGATCACGGCGCAGCTGATCGAGATCGCCACCGACCGCCATCTCTGGGCGAAGAGCTACGAGCGCGACCTGAAGGACGTGCTCGCGCTCCAGGGCGAAGTGGCGCACGCGATCGCGCAGGGGATCAAGGGGAAGCTCACCCCCGAGGAGGAGGCGCGCCTCGCGCACGCGCACACGGTCGATCCCAAGGCGTACGAGTCCTACCTCAAGGGGCGCCATCACTGGAACAAGCGCACCGACGAGAGCCTGCTCCGGAGCCTCGAGTACTTCCGCGAAGCCGTCGAGGTCGACCCGACCTGGGCCACCGCGCACGTCGGGCTCGCCGACGCGTACAACGTCATGGGCTTCTACGGCACGCTTCCCCCCGGGGACACGTTCCCGAAGGCGAAAACCGCCGCCATGGCCGCGCTCCGCCTGGATCCAGACCTCGCCGAGGCCTACTCCGATCTGGGGTACGTGCAGCACTACCACGAGTGGGACTGGGAAGCCTCCGAGAGGAGCTTCCAGAAGGCCGTCGCGCTCAACGAGAAGAACGCGTACATCCACCTCTTCTACACGAACATGCTCGCCGCGATCGGACGCGTCGAGGACTCGATCCGCGAGGTGGAGCGCGCCTACGAGCTCGACCCGCACTCGATGATCATCAACACCGCGCGAGGGTGGGT
This region of Candidatus Eisenbacteria bacterium genomic DNA includes:
- a CDS encoding sigma-54 dependent transcriptional regulator is translated as VSPRMQRVFRLVSKVAPTESTVLITGESGTGKEMVATAIHLQSPRAHRPFVTVNCAAIPETLFESELFGHVRGAFTGAVADKVGLLSQADGGTIFLDEVAEMPVSVQPKLLRALQSGEIRRVGEATSTRVDVRVIAATNRNMTQALEQGRLREDLYYRLSVFVIELPPLRERREDIPLLANFFRERFARRLGKQVDRFDERAQAYLVQHDYPGNVRELENAIERAVTLAEDGVIAPPDLPPSFREPAVRLLREGEAFPYTETLSLAQLEAEHIRRALSHFAGNTTRTARSLGISRSTLWRKMRRYGI
- the msrA gene encoding peptide-methionine (S)-S-oxide reductase MsrA, with translation MTANLEKATFAAGCFWGVESFFRAIPGVVDAVVGYTGGRAANPTYEQVCTGRTGHAEAVEVTYDPTRVSYATLLDVFFDNHDPTTPNRQGPDVGEQYRSAIFTHSPGQDREARAKVDDLTAAKRFRRSIVTQIVPAVPFYRAEEYHQRYFEKKGIAPACHVPPR
- the dnaK gene encoding molecular chaperone DnaK, with the translated sequence MGKIIGIDLGTTNSCVAVMEGGEPVVIPNAEGARTTPSVVAFTKAGERLVGQVAKRQAVTNPKNTIYSIKRFMGRQFSEVAEEAKNVPYTVKAGPNGEAVIEVEGKTYSPPEISAMILQKMKQTAEDYLGEKVSEAVITVPAYFNDRQRQATKDAGRIAGLDVKRIINEPTAASLAYGLDKKKDEKISVYDLGGGTFDISILELGEGVFEVKATNGDTHLGGDDFDKRVIDWLAEEFKKQEGIDLRKDAMALQRLKEAAEKAKIELSSVMQTDVNLPFITADASGPKHLNLTLTRAKYEQLVDDLIERTRPPVERALADAGLKASQIDEVILVGGATRTPKAQDLVRKVFGGKEPHKGVNPDEVVAIGAAIQGGVLAGDVKDVLLLDVTPLSLGIETLGGVSTKLIERNTTIPTKKSEIFSTASDSQTQVEIHVLQGERPMAQDNKTIGRFTLTGIPPAPRGIPQIEVTFDIDANGILHVTARDKATGKEQKIKIEASGGLSEAEIKRMVTDAESHADEDKRRREEIEVKNRGDALAYETEKNLRELGDKVDAESKTRVEGALDTLKKALERNDTAEIRTASEALTQVWNEVSSKLYQQAGGPQGGPGPEGGPGAPGGPEQAPPGGQGGKREGGDGAVDADYEVVK
- a CDS encoding Hsp20/alpha crystallin family protein; translated protein: MALVRWTPARDLFQVQNEMNRMLDEFFTPAGEATSVLRPSVDIEEHEEGYTVRAELPGMKQEDIKITLQNDQLVIRGEKRRAAEQKGSNYLRAELAYGTFERVFNLSQAVRGDKIEATYRDGVLEVRIPKAEESKAREIPIQTSR
- a CDS encoding protein kinase; protein product: MLGKVLSHYEIIDKLGAGGMGVVYRARDQRLDREVALKLLAPAILSDESARRRFRQEAMALSRLSHPNIATVHDFDSDQGIDFLVMEHVEGETLGARLRRGALPEPETREIGIQIAEALEEAHERGVVHRDLKPGNVVVTPKGRVKILDFGLAKLFRTGDAGDTVTASMAGAWSGTLPYMPPEQLEGKETGPEGDLYALGAMLYEMVSGRRPFTDPSPARLMSAILTQRPPAIAAPGGLAVSRALQELVDRLLEKEPVRRPRSARDAAAALRASAASGAAAPASSPPPLRGLVVLPLENLSGDPEQEFFADGMTEELISGLAQIQALRVVSRTSAMRYKKTQKTLQEIGRELNVDTVVEGSVRRHADRVRITAQLIEIATDRHLWAKSYERDLKDVLALQGEVAHAIAQGIKGKLTPEEEARLAHAHTVDPKAYESYLKGRHHWNKRTDESLLRSLEYFREAVEVDPTWATAHVGLADAYNVMGFYGTLPPGDTFPKAKTAAMAALRLDPDLAEAYSDLGYVQHYHEWDWEASERSFQKAVALNEKNAYIHLFYTNMLAAIGRVEDSIREVERAYELDPHSMIINTARGWVRLYARDLDGAVDCMRRIIELEPDFSTARAWVSAVHDARGEHDLALAEATRAAELTARGPWSLTGLGRAYAGLGRRSEAEAILAEMQELATRRYVSPYDLALVAESIGEADQALDMLERAHANRANMLVLLRVDPRWDRLRSHPRFEDLVRRMAFPPARAAAGAPAAPSREAPAPQGFKAR